One window of the Cydia amplana chromosome 26, ilCydAmpl1.1, whole genome shotgun sequence genome contains the following:
- the LOC134660008 gene encoding zinc finger protein 37-like: MESSALQGTESVCVKAEPCDDVCITDEPTFEGVSVKAEPDDAVFVNDEPRRESVSIKAEPLLDAVIGKDELRCESVSIKAEPLLDPVFVKDEPRCESVSIEAEPSCSDVSVKEESLGVSATMGLYADHTVKDELVLGPELVEQRGVPHTPTGQTPHKRPGSRPDPYQCAHCKYTTASKTSLTRHVRTHSENNLNKHDECSYATAYKDILQVHIRKHTGEKPYKCEHCSCASAYKHVLQVHIRKHTGEKPYKCGHCSYATAYKNVLQGHIRKHTGEKPYKCGQCGYASSYKGHLQVHVRSHTSEKLYQCDHCSYASNRRYHLKIHKKQHTGELPYKCDHCNYASAYKDCLQVHIRKHTGEKPYKCDQCSYASAYKDCLQGHIRKHTGEKPYKCEQCSYATNQKSHLTVHIRRHTGEKPYKCEQCSYACNKRRNFLNHITKHTSEQMASVKNKMSIETTHVKMEIEEEYVKKEPTEGSSEDFEKEFNVKGVNDIDRSRKEDIVEVQDKERCPNEELRVKETVELLKEDSVKEVLNDRSSEEDMVEVKDEEKCPNEEPTTVEEAVKEIKQNIKKEYSVKEVESPRDVEAEDRCSNEEPEAVKDIKEEDGVMEVSNENPRDLENKEKFANERCVKEETEEIADSCDLYEDVLRALMDPENVVKEEIEPESVLQAMMVSAVQDCCNRACSVRLERLIVNERRRTCRVGRRVYKLGPRDYTSSVRNYQLRHTRPKHYSATTFKRPKPNRICSRKAGIKEHQKVHSDEKPFKCTYCAYACKVKKSLKIHLMIHTGNKPYECDFCGYKGALRTDMDRHLLVHTGEKPFQCSFCDFRCTRKTHLKSHEMRHTGEKPYQCALCEFRCRHISGLKTHIMQHTGEKPFQCQECGHKTRQKTDMQIHMRIHHGEKPYECGICGYRAKRAADVNIHMKIHNKYYDMEEDPLDLKGLESRLTKKPEIERYGFQPANDELN, encoded by the exons ATGGAGTCATCAGCGTTGCAGGGCACAGAGAGTGTTTGCGTGAAGGCGGAGCCCTGTGATGATGTGTGTATAACGGATGAGCCCACGTTTGAGGGAGTGTCTGTTAAAGCTGAGCCGGACGATGCTGTTTTTGTAAATGATGAGCCTAGGCGCGAGAGTGTGTCTATAAAAGCCGAGCCTTTACTGGATGCTGTTATTGGAAAAGACGAGCTGAGGTGCGAGAGTGTGTCTATAAAAGCCGAGCCTTTATTGGATCCTGTTTTTGTAAAAGACGAGCCCAGGTGCGAGAGTGTGTCTATAGAAGCTGAGCCATCATGCTCAGATGTGAGTGTAAAAGAAGAGTCGCTCGGCGTGAGCGCGACGATGGGGCTGTATGCCGACCACACTGTAAAAGATGAGCTCGTGCTGGGCCCCGAGCTAGTGGAGCAGCGTGGCGTGCCCCACACACCAACAG GACAAACTCCACACAAGAGGCCGGGAAGTAGACCCGACCCTTACCAATGTGCTCACTGTAAATATACAACAGCCAGTAAAACCTCTTTGACACGTCACGTAAGGACACATTCTGAAAACAACCTTAACAAACATGACGAGTGTAGTTATGCTACTGCATACAAAGATATTTTGCAAGTTCACATAAGGAAACACACTGGTGAAAAGCCCTACAAATGCGAACATTGTAGTTGTGCTAGTGCATACAAACATGTTTTGCAAGTTCATATAAGGAAACACACTGGTGAAAAGCCCTACAAATGCGGCCATTGTAGTTATGCTACTGCATACAAAAATGTTTTGCAAGGTCATATAAGGAAACACACTGGTGAAAAGCCCTACAAATGCGGACAGTGTGGTTATGCTAGTTCGTACAAAGGTCATTTGCAAGTTCATGTAAGGTCACATACTAGTGAGAAACTTTACCAATGTGATCACTGTAGTTATGCTAGCAACAGAAGAtatcatttaaaaattcataaaaagcAACACACTGGTGAACTGCCCTACAAATGCGACCATTGTAATTATGCTAGTGCATACAAAGATTGTTTGCAAGTTCATATAAGGAAACACACTGGTGAAAAGCCCTACAAATGCGATCAATGTAGTTATGCTAGTGCATACAAAGATTGTTTGCAAGGTCATATAAGGAAACACACTGGTGAAAAGCCCTACAAATGCGAACAATGTAGTTATGCCACCAACCAAAAAAGTCATTTGACAGTTCATATAAGGAGACACACTGGTGAAAAGCCCTACAAATGCGAGCAATGTAGCTATGCTTGTAATAAGCGACGTAATTTCTTAAACCATATCACAAAACATACTAGTGAACAG ATGGCCAGTGTGAAGAATAAAATGTCAATAGAAACAACGCATGTAAAAATGGAGATTGAAGAGGAGTATGTGAAAAAGGAACCTACTGAAGGGTCTTCAGAGGACTTCGAAAAGGAGTTCAATGTGAAAGGAGTCAATGATATTGATAGGTCAAGAAAGGAAGATATAGTGGAGGTACAAGATAAGGAAAGATGTCCAAATGAGGAACTCAGAGTCAAGGAGACCGTAGAATTATTAAAGGAGGATAGTGTAAAGGAAGTGCTCAATGATAGGTCAAGTGAGGAGGATATGGTCGAGGTAAAAGATGAGGAAAAATGTCCAAATGAGGAGCCCACAACAGTCGAGGAGGCAGTAAAGGAAATTAAACAG AATATTAAAAAGGAGTATAGTGTAAAGGAAGTTGAGAGTCCAAGGGATGTAGAGGCAGAAGATAGGTGTTCAAATGAGGAGCCTGAAGCAGTAAAGGACATAAAAGAGGAGGATGGTGTAATGGAAGTGTCCAACGAGAATCCAAGGGATTTAGAAAATAAGGAGAAGTTTGCGAATGAGCGGTGTGTAAAAGAGGAGACAGAGGAGATTGCAGACTCGTGTGATTTATATGAAGATGTGCTCCGAGCTTTGATGGATCCGGAGAATGTGGTGAAGGAAGAGATTGAGCCTGAATCCGTGCTCCAGGCCATGATGGTCTCAGCTGTTCAAG attgCTGCAACCGGGCGTGCTCGGTTCGCCTGGAGCGCCTCATTGTGAACGAGAGGCGGCGCACCTGCCGCGTCGGACGCCGCGTGTACAAGCTCGGACCACGGGACTACACCTCGAGTGTCCGCAACTACCAACTGCGACACACCAGACCAAAACACTATTCTGCGACCACTTTCAAGCGACCTAAACCCAACAGAAT ATGCAGCAGGAAAGCGGGTATCAAAGAACATCAGAAAGTGCATTCAGACGAAAAGCCGTTCAAGTGTACGTATTGTGCTTATGCGTGTAAAGTGAAAAAATCCCTGAAAATCCACCTAATGATACACACGGGTAACAAACCTTATGAATGCGACTTTTGCGGTTACAAGGGTGCTTTACGAACCGATATGGACAGACATCTGCTGGTGCACACTGGGGAGAAACCCTTTCAATGTAGCTTCTGTGACTTCAGATGTACACGCAAAACTCATTTGAAAAGTCACGAGATGAGACACACTGGCGAGAAGCCTTATCAATGTGCCCTGTGTGAATTTAGGTGTCGGCACATATCAGGTCTCAAAACTCATATCATGCAACACACGGGAGAGAAACCCTTCCAATGCCAAGAGTGCGGGCACAAAACTCGCCAGAAAACGGACATGCAAATTCACATGAGGATACACCACGGCGAGAAACCGTACGAATGTGGCATATGTGGCTATAGGGCGAAAAGGGCAGCAGACGTGAACATTCATATGAAGatacacaataaatattatgatatgGAAGAGGATCCCTTAGACTTGAAAGGTCTAGAGTCTAGACTAACAAAGA AACCGGAAATAGAAAGATATGGCTTCCAGCCCGCCAATGATGAACTGAATTAa
- the LOC134660011 gene encoding zinc finger protein 665-like: MEGSNTGSISPARVKAEPETADTDQSGRVLVKEEAESTDEERVKEECEDSTDGCGVSEAAMLAGLYTNHEVKDELVLGPERPHRHMVAMRAPALVSSAVVSGRRGSCSVRLEHLLVDAARRTCRVGRRTYKLHATEPAPTPHVTATIYQCHHCGKRFRNKSLLEKHIRTHLSLGPSRNSTRGNIGLDRQQMSNRNRKPSGKVYKFYYKSNKKIHAGNHKKTYIREKRFKCKYCDYKCINKYMLQKHMMTHTGEKPFKCNHCGHRFNLKGNLQRHLLTHTAEKPFSCNDCDYKCITKYMLKNHMIIHTGESPFKCNHCDYKCPTKYMLQKHMMTYTGEKPFKCNYCDYRCNTKRYLQMHLLIHTDEKPFSCNDCDYKCNTKYKLQKHMMTHTGEKPFKCNYCDYRCNLKSNLQRHLSIHTGGQPFKCRYCNYRSRYISTLRTHELIHTSEKAFNCNYCDYKCINKYRLQSHMLTHTGEKPFQCSYCGYRCNFNNSLQMHLLTHTDEKPFNCNYCDYKCKQKIRLRSHEITHTDEKPFKCNYCDYKCKQKSLLRSHEITHTDEKPFKCNDCEYKCTRKSSFNKHLMIHTGEKPFQCRYCDHRSRLRETLRIHEMIHTGEKPYKCDYCDFKCKKKANLRNHEMRHTREKPFECSNCDYKCKTKRALRRHQAVHTDEKPFQCGYCEYKCKQKGHLRAHEMIHTGDKPYKCNYCDFKCRTKTYLRNHEMRHTGEKPFECSNCDYKCTSKYELRRHQAVHTDEKPFQCSYCEHKCKQKKHLRNHELTHTGEQPLHCSYCEYKCRQKSHLRAHEMIHTGDKPYKCKYCDYKCKKKANLRNHEMRHTGEKPFECSNCDYKCTSKSELRRHQAVHTDEKPFECSYCEYKCKHKRAIRTHELIHISGKSLQCNYCAYKCKLKQHLIIHLKKH, from the exons ATGGAGGGAAGTAACACTGGCAGCATATCGCCAGCGCGCGTGAAGGCGGAGCCCGAGACTGCAGATACGGACCAGTCGGGACGAG TCCTTGTTAAGGAGGAAGCTGAATCCACGGATGAGGAGCGTGTGAAAGAGGAGTGTGAGGACAGCACAGACGGGTGCGGCGTGAGCGAGGCGGCCATGCTGGCCGGCCTGTACACCAACCACGAGGTGAAGGACGAGCTTGTGCTGGGGCCGGAGCGCCCGCACCGACACATGGTCGCCATGAGAG CACCTGCTCTTGTCTCCTCTGCTGTGGTGTCGGGTCGGCGCGGCTCGTGCTCAGTCAGGCTGGAGCACCTGCTGGtggacgcggcgcggcgcaccTGCCGGGTCGGGCGCCGCACATACAAGCTGCACGCCACCGAGCCCGCACCCACACCCCATGTCACCGCCACCATCTATCAATGTCACCATTGCGGCAAACGGTTCAGGAACAAGTCGCTTTTGGAGAAACACATACGCACTCACTTGTCGTTAGGACCGTCGCGTAATTCCACCCGAGGGAACATTGGTTTAGATCGTCAACAAATGTCAAATAGGAATAGAAAACCTAGCGGCaaagtttataaattttattacaaatccaataaaaaaattcaCGCAGGGAATCACAAGAAGACATACATTCGTGAAAAGCGATTTAAATGTAagtactgtgactacaaatgcattaataaatatatgttacAGAAACATATGATGACTCACACTGGCGAAAAGCCATTCAAATGTAACCACTGCGGTCACCGGTTTAATTTAAAAGGTAATTTGCAAAGGCATCTATTAACTCATACTGCTGAAAAACCTTTCAGTTGTAACGACTGTGACTACAAGTGCATTACGAAATACATGTTAAAGAATCATATGATTATTCACACTGGTGAATCGCCATTTAAATGTAACCACTGTGACTACAAGTGCCCTACGAAATATATGTTACAGAAACATATGATGACTTACACTGGCGAAAAGCCATTCAAATGTAACTACTGCGATTACCGGTGCAATACAAAGAGATATTTGCAGATGCACCTATTAATACATACTGATGAAAAACCTTTCAGTTGTAATGACTGTGACTACAAGTGCAATACGAAATATAAGTTACAGAAACATATGATGACTCACACTGGCGAAAAGCCATTCAAATGTAACTACTGCGATTACCGgtgcaatttaaaaagtaatttgcaGAGGCACCTAAGTATTCACACTGGTGGCCAACCTTTCAAGTGTAGGTACTGTAACTACAGGAGCCGTTATATAAGTACCTTACGAACTCACGAGCTGATACACACTAGTGAAAAAGCTTTCAATTGTAACTACTGTGACTACAAGTGCATTAATAAATACAGGTTACAGAGTCATATGCTGACTCACACTGGCGAAAAGCCATTTCAATGTAGCTACTGCGGTTACCGGTGCAATTTTAACAATAGTTTGCAGATGCACCTATTAACTCATACTGATGAAAAACCTTTTAATTGTAATTACTGTGATTACAAGTGCAAGCAGAAAATACGGTTGCGATCTCACGAGATTACACACACTGATGAAAAACCATTTAAATGTAACTACTGTGATTACAAGTGCAAGCAGAAAAGTTTGTTGCGATCTCACGAGATAACGCACACTGATGAAAAACCATTTAAATGTAACGACTGTGAGTACAAATGTACGCGGAAATCAAGCTTCAATAAGCACCTCATGATTCACACTGGAGAGAAGCCTTTTCAGTGTAGGTACTGTGACCACAGGAGCCGTCTTAGAGAAACTCTACGAATTCACGAGATGATACACACTGGTGAAAAACCCTATAAATGTGACTACTGTGACTTCAAGTGCAAGAAGAAAGCTAATTTAAGAAACCACGAGATGAGACACACTAGGGAAAAGCCTTTTGAATGTAGTAACTGTGACTACAAGTGCAAAACCAAACGAGCTTTACGACGTCATCAAGCAGTACACACCGATGAAAAGCCTTTCCAATGTGGTTATTGCGAATACAAATGCAAGCAGAAAGGTCATTTACGAGCTCACGAGATGATACACACTGGTGATAAACCCTATAAATGTAACTACTGTGACTTCAAGTGTAGAACCAAAACTTATTTACGAAACCACGAGATGAGACACACTGGGGAAAAACCTTTTGAATGTAGTAACTGTGACTACAAGTGCACAAGCAAATACGAACTACGACGTCATCAAGCAGTACACACCGATGAAAAGCCTTTCCAGTGTAGTTATTGCGAACACAAATGCAAGCAGAAAAAACACTTACGAAATCATGAGTTGACACACACGGGTGAACAGCCTCTCCATTGTAGTTATTGCGAATACAAATGCAGGCAGAAAAGTCACTTACGAGCTCACGAGATGATACACACTGGTGATAAACCCTATAAATGTAAATACTGTGACTACAAGTGCAAGAAGAAAGCTAATTTACGAAACCACGAGATGAGACACACCGGGGAAAAGCCTTTTGAATGTAGTAACTGTGACTACAAGTGCACAAGCAAATCAGAACTACGACGTCATCAAGCAGTACACACCGATGAAAAGCCTTTCGAGTGTAGTTATTGCGAATACAAATGCAAGCATAAAAGAGCCATACGAACTCACGAGTTGATACACATAAGTGGAAAGTCTTTACAGTGCAATTATTGCGCATACAAGTGCAAGCTAAAACAACACTTAATTATTCACCTAAAGAAACACTAA
- the LOC134660010 gene encoding zinc finger protein 431-like produces the protein MESSGLLGTENVCVKVEPCEVCITYEPTSAEVSVKIEPLDVKDEFTRECVYIKAEPSCSDVSVKDESLGVSAAAALYTDHAVKDELVLGPELVEQRGVSDAPTAFNMEIDLKPCEIVTESADGGSPIQVPEAELEELRNTKVGKAKRNKREKTPQKRQTERNLYKCMQCSYSTNKNSNLQVHVRKHTGEKPYKCEQCSYASANKRHLRVHVMKHTGVNLYKCDQCSFASNYKKSLLIHARKHTGVKPYKCGQCSYASAHKCGLKVHVMKHTGKNLYKCDQCNYASAHKCGLKVHVMKHTGENLNKCDQCSYASANKSNFESHVRKHTGETPYKCDQCSYASAYKGALQDHVRTHSSEKPYQCEHCSYSSIIKHSLKKHILRKHTSEKRHKCEQCNYASNFKYNFLIHIRKHTGEKPYKCEHCSFASTDKHYLLIHTRKHTGEEPYKCDQCSFASSYKNQLSRHISRHTGEKLHKCGQCSYASAYKGSLKRHLLKHSSEKPYQCEQCSYASAYKSALKVHVRRHTQP, from the exons ATGGAGTCGTCAGGGTTACTGGGTACAGAGAATGTTTGCGTAAAGGTTGAGCCCTGTGAGGTGTGTATAACATATGAGCCCACGTCCGCCGAAGTGTCTGTGAAAATTGAGCCGCTGGATGTAAAAGATGAGTTCACACGCGAATGTGTATACATAAAAGCTGAGCCTTCGTGCTCAGATGTGAGTGTAAAAGATGAGTCGCTCGGCGtgagcgcggcggcggcgctgtACACCGACCACGCCGTGAAAGACGAGCTCGTGCTCGGCCCCGAGCTAGTGGAGCAGCGCGGCGTGAGCGACGCACCAACAG CTTTCAACATGGAGATAGATCTGAAGCCATGTGAGATTGTCACCGAGAGCGCAGACGGAGGCAGCCCAATACAAGTTCCTGAAGCTGAGTTAGAGGAACTGAGGAACACCAAAGTTGGGAAAGCTAAAAGAAACAAACGAG AGAAAACTCCACAGAAGAGACAAACAGAACGGAATCTTTACAAATGTATGCAGTGTAGTTATTCTACTAACAAAAACAGTAATTTACAGGTTCATGTAAGGAAACACACTGGTGAAAAGCCTTACAAGTGCGAGCAATGTAGCTACGCTAGTGCAAACAAACGTCATTTGCGAGTTCATGTAATGAAACACACTGGAGTGAATCTTTATAAATGTGACCAGTGTAGTTTTGCTagtaattacaaaaaaagtttattaatcCATGCAAGAAAACACACTGGTGTAAAGCCTTACAAATGTGGCCAATGTAGTTACGCTAGTGCACACAAATGTGGATTAAAAGTTCATGTTATGAAACACACTGGAAAGAATCTTTACAAATGTGACCAGTGTAATTATGCTAGTGCACACAAATGTGGATTAAAAGTTCATGTAATGAAACACACTGGAGAGAATCTTAACAAATGTGACCAGTGTAGTTATGCTAGTGCAAACAAAAGTAATTTTGAAAGTCATGTAAGAAAGCACACAGGTGAAACGCCTTACAAATGCGATCAATGCAGTTATGCTAGCGCATACAAAGGTGCTTTGCAAGATCATGTAAGGACACATAGTAGTGAGAAACCTTACCAATGTGAGCACTGTAGTTATTCTAGTATCATTAAACATAGTTTGAAAAAACATATTCTAAGGAAACACACCAGTGAAAAGCGTCACAAATGTGAGCAGTGTAATTATGCTAGTAATTTCAAGTACAATTTCTTAATCCATATAAGAAAACACACTGGTGAAAAACCTTACAAATGTGAACACTGTAGTTTTGCTAGTACTGacaaacattatttattaatccATACAAGAAAACACACCGGCGAAGAGCCTTACAAATGTGACCAGTGTAGTTTTGCTAGTAGTTACAAAAATCAATTATCAAGGCATATAAGCAGACACACAGGTGAAAAGCTTCACAAATGCGGGCAATGCAGTTATGCTAGCGCATACAAAGGTAGTTTGAAACGTCATTTACTGAAGCATTCTAGCGAGAAACCTTATCAGTGTGAACAATGTAGTTATGCTAGTGCATACAAGAGTGCTCTGAAAGTTCATGTAAGGAGACATACCCAACCATAA